In one Perca fluviatilis chromosome 7, GENO_Pfluv_1.0, whole genome shotgun sequence genomic region, the following are encoded:
- the tuft1a gene encoding tuftelin 1a isoform X1 translates to MLEDTHPVTSRSRLFLLKRLLSCERLKEITGQEGCRRLRLTLHDQSQAARSTEQHRDKPVGRAFALVQPPTDRTSLTPEPVKSTEEQVEVIKVYLEARRQEQQKHQQSLKMLSDEVSQIQEVRYCLKTLREQMAAKNKPVTNGWKVGLPFRKSSAPAPSGGAKADAQEADEEAERVKLREVSKRLYAQLQEAEKKHQEEKERLQAEGSRLRQHLSDEEEKLKVTEEASERKDKRIDELQRLLGGMEQESASLREAIRNREDELRELRKIREEGQKGDQRAEQLEKEVAILKEKIHHLDDMLKSQQRKVRHMIEQLQNSRMVIQERDRVIKELEEKVAFLEAENREMHDQMDYFLGGQRSNSYLSSERNPQIVYSKPIKPSNSSSKPLPFIKVIEIRS, encoded by the exons ATGCTGGAGGACACACACCCGGTCACATCCCGGTCGAGACTTTTCCTGTTAAAGCGACTTCTCTCCTGCGAGAGACTAAAAGAAATAACTGGGCAG GAGGGGTGCAGGCGTCTGCGGCTCACACTGCACGACCAGAGCCAGGCCGCTCGGAGCACGGAGCAGCACAGGGACAAG CCAGTTGGACGAGCGTTTGCGCTGGTGCAGCCGCCCACTGACAGGACATCCCTGACTCCTGAACCGGTCAAATCGACAGAGGAGCAGGTGGAGGTTATCAAG GTTTATCTAGAGGCCCGCAGACAGGAGCAGCAGAAACACCAGCAGAGCCTGAAGATGTTGTCAGACGAAGTTTCCCAGATACAGGAG GTGAGGTATTGCCTGAAGACGCTGAGGGAGCAGATGGCAGCCAAAAACAAG ccGGTGACAAACGGGTGGAAAGTTGGTCTGCCCTTCAGAAAGAGCTCCGCGCCTGCCCCCAGCGGAGGAGCGAAAGCTGACGCACAG GAGGCAGATGAAGAAGCGGAAAGAGTCAAGCTGAGGGAGGTCAGTAAGCGCTTGTATGCACAGCTACAGGAAGCAGAAAAGAAACaccaagaggaaaaagagaggctGCAG GCTGAAGGCAGCAGGCTGAGGCAGCATCTGAGCGACGAGGAGGAGAAGTTGAAGGTCACCGAGGAAGCCAGCGAGAGGAAAGACAAGCGCATCGACGAGCTCCAGAGGTTGCTGGGAGGGATGGAGCAGGAGAGCGCCAGCCTGCGGGAGGCAATACGCAACCGCGAGGACGAACTGCGCGAACTGCGCAAGATCAGAGAGGAGGGCCAGAAAGGGGATCAGAG gGCTGAGCAATTGGAAAAGGAGGTGGCTATTCTCAAAGAAAAGATCCACCATCTGGATGACATGCTAAAAAGCCAACAAAGGAAAGTCAGACACATGATTGAACAG CTCCAGAACTCTCGCATGGTGATCCAAGAGAGGGACCGTGTGATCAAAGAGCTGGAGGAGAAAGTGGCTTTCTTGGAGGCTGAG AACCGAGAGATGCATGATCAGATGGACTACTTCCTGGGAGGGCAAAGGTCAAATTCCTACCTTTCATCAGAGCGCAACCCCCAGATCGTCTATAG TAAACCAATCAAGCCGTCCAACTCGTCCAGCAAACCGCTGCCTTTCATCAAAGTCATCGAGATCAGGTCATAA
- the tuft1a gene encoding tuftelin 1a isoform X2 encodes MNGGSRSLCTFEDIRNHEHGEGCRRLRLTLHDQSQAARSTEQHRDKPVGRAFALVQPPTDRTSLTPEPVKSTEEQVEVIKVYLEARRQEQQKHQQSLKMLSDEVSQIQEVRYCLKTLREQMAAKNKPVTNGWKVGLPFRKSSAPAPSGGAKADAQEADEEAERVKLREVSKRLYAQLQEAEKKHQEEKERLQAEGSRLRQHLSDEEEKLKVTEEASERKDKRIDELQRLLGGMEQESASLREAIRNREDELRELRKIREEGQKGDQRAEQLEKEVAILKEKIHHLDDMLKSQQRKVRHMIEQLQNSRMVIQERDRVIKELEEKVAFLEAENREMHDQMDYFLGGQRSNSYLSSERNPQIVYSKPIKPSNSSSKPLPFIKVIEIRS; translated from the exons ATGAACGGAGGGTCGAGAAGTCTGTgcacatttgaggacatcagaAATCATGAACATGGG GAGGGGTGCAGGCGTCTGCGGCTCACACTGCACGACCAGAGCCAGGCCGCTCGGAGCACGGAGCAGCACAGGGACAAG CCAGTTGGACGAGCGTTTGCGCTGGTGCAGCCGCCCACTGACAGGACATCCCTGACTCCTGAACCGGTCAAATCGACAGAGGAGCAGGTGGAGGTTATCAAG GTTTATCTAGAGGCCCGCAGACAGGAGCAGCAGAAACACCAGCAGAGCCTGAAGATGTTGTCAGACGAAGTTTCCCAGATACAGGAG GTGAGGTATTGCCTGAAGACGCTGAGGGAGCAGATGGCAGCCAAAAACAAG ccGGTGACAAACGGGTGGAAAGTTGGTCTGCCCTTCAGAAAGAGCTCCGCGCCTGCCCCCAGCGGAGGAGCGAAAGCTGACGCACAG GAGGCAGATGAAGAAGCGGAAAGAGTCAAGCTGAGGGAGGTCAGTAAGCGCTTGTATGCACAGCTACAGGAAGCAGAAAAGAAACaccaagaggaaaaagagaggctGCAG GCTGAAGGCAGCAGGCTGAGGCAGCATCTGAGCGACGAGGAGGAGAAGTTGAAGGTCACCGAGGAAGCCAGCGAGAGGAAAGACAAGCGCATCGACGAGCTCCAGAGGTTGCTGGGAGGGATGGAGCAGGAGAGCGCCAGCCTGCGGGAGGCAATACGCAACCGCGAGGACGAACTGCGCGAACTGCGCAAGATCAGAGAGGAGGGCCAGAAAGGGGATCAGAG gGCTGAGCAATTGGAAAAGGAGGTGGCTATTCTCAAAGAAAAGATCCACCATCTGGATGACATGCTAAAAAGCCAACAAAGGAAAGTCAGACACATGATTGAACAG CTCCAGAACTCTCGCATGGTGATCCAAGAGAGGGACCGTGTGATCAAAGAGCTGGAGGAGAAAGTGGCTTTCTTGGAGGCTGAG AACCGAGAGATGCATGATCAGATGGACTACTTCCTGGGAGGGCAAAGGTCAAATTCCTACCTTTCATCAGAGCGCAACCCCCAGATCGTCTATAG TAAACCAATCAAGCCGTCCAACTCGTCCAGCAAACCGCTGCCTTTCATCAAAGTCATCGAGATCAGGTCATAA